From Rhodanobacteraceae bacterium, the proteins below share one genomic window:
- a CDS encoding Transposase, which produces MANSILSAPYFHNEEAAYAFVESRIWPNGPFCVHCGSAERVGKLTGKSTRIGTYKCYDCRKPFTVKVGTIFESSHVPLRLWLQAIFLIASSKKGISANQLHRTLGVTLKTAWFMGHRIREAMRTGGAIFGVGGGSVEVDETFIGRDFGKKPKGVKKGRGYEHKNKVLALVDRTSGQSRSMVVDDLKASTLLPILQANIHPEARVLTDEAGQYGKLRHHFAGHGFTRHGQGEYVSRTDRTVHTNTIEGFFSVFKRGMKGVYQHCGHNHLNRYLAEFDFRYNNRVKLGVDDAERAERLLQGVIGKRLTYQTTC; this is translated from the coding sequence ATGGCCAATTCCATCCTTTCCGCCCCGTACTTTCACAACGAAGAAGCTGCCTACGCCTTCGTTGAATCCCGCATCTGGCCGAACGGCCCGTTTTGCGTGCACTGCGGTTCTGCGGAGCGCGTGGGCAAGCTGACCGGCAAAAGCACCCGGATCGGCACTTACAAGTGCTACGACTGCCGCAAGCCGTTTACCGTCAAAGTCGGCACCATTTTCGAGTCCAGCCATGTCCCGCTGCGCCTTTGGCTGCAAGCGATCTTCTTGATCGCGTCCAGCAAGAAGGGCATCAGCGCGAACCAGCTTCACCGCACCCTTGGCGTGACTCTGAAAACCGCATGGTTCATGGGGCACCGCATCCGCGAGGCCATGCGCACTGGCGGCGCAATCTTCGGCGTTGGCGGTGGCTCCGTTGAAGTGGACGAAACCTTCATTGGCCGCGACTTCGGAAAGAAGCCCAAGGGCGTCAAGAAGGGGCGCGGTTACGAGCACAAGAACAAAGTGCTGGCACTTGTGGATCGCACCAGCGGCCAATCCCGCAGCATGGTGGTGGACGACTTGAAGGCTTCGACCCTGTTGCCGATCCTGCAAGCGAATATCCATCCGGAAGCGCGCGTGCTGACCGACGAGGCCGGTCAATACGGCAAGCTTCGGCATCATTTCGCCGGTCACGGGTTCACCCGCCACGGTCAAGGCGAATACGTGTCGCGCACTGATCGCACTGTGCACACCAACACCATCGAAGGCTTCTTCTCCGTGTTTAAGCGCGGCATGAAGGGCGTCTATCAGCATTGCGGCCACAATCATTTGAACCGCTATCTGGCCGAGTTCGATTTCCGCTACAACAACCGCGTGAAGCTCGGCGTGGACGATGCCGAGCGCGCCGAACGCCTGCTGCAAGGCGTGATCGGTAAGCGACTCACCTATCAAACGACTTGTTGA